From a region of the Clupea harengus chromosome 9, Ch_v2.0.2, whole genome shotgun sequence genome:
- the tbx4 gene encoding T-box transcription factor TBX4 isoform X2 produces the protein MLQEKASAVTDEAVNAAQPSGLPELTTDSAHMGLPTTPSIPSNSEPDQSIENIKVILHERELWKRFHEAGTEMIITKAGRRMFPSYKVKVSGMNPKTKYILLADIVPADDHRYKFCDNKWMVAGKAEPAMPGRLYVHPDSPATGSHWMRQLVSFQKMKLTNNHLDPFGHIILNSMHKYQPRLHIVKADENNAFGSKNTAYCTHVFHETAFISVTSYQNHKITQLKIENNPFAKGFRGSDEGDLRVSRLQGKDYPMISKSMVRQRLISSHSHLAGKLGAGMLGGHPQVLSHYQYESGVPLSGADSQETLGNHFPSSREPSLLYHCFKHRDNSSRHLELGCKRPYLETTAQAVSEEHYFRPSSSYEPPLLTHPYCGEALSSREACMYGGVEGEAGPGPGGAGGEDLPTPSLNCNMWASVQPYPRYGVQAVDGVPYQPFATHFTSSAPVVPHHSPTMQRPQPPPPDLVFGTQRALPPAPSYSSSTSSSSPPGVSSRDRVGHASLYHHRKPDSPLRTHRDFSSFPTQSPSTRDSAYQYQMGLSGVGAHWTDS, from the exons AGCATAGAGAATATCAAGGTGATCCTCCATGAACGAGAACTGTGGAAAAGGTTCCATGAGGCAGGAACCGAGATGATCATAACCAAAGCTGGGAG GAGGATGTTCCCAAGCTATAAGGTGAAGGTCAGTGGGATGAACCCAAAAACTAAATACATCCTCCTTGCCGACATCGTTCCTGCAGATGATCACCGCTACAAATTCTGCGATAACAAATG gatGGTGGCTGGGAAGGCAGAGCCGGCCATGCCTGGACGGCTGTATGTGCACCCAGACTCCCCAGCCACAGGGTCTCACTGGATGCGGCAGCTGGTCTCCTTCCAGAAGATGAAGCTTACCAACAACCACCTGGACCCTTTTGGCCAC ATCATTCTCAACTCTATGCACAAGTACCAGCCCAGGTTGCACATCGTCAAGGCGGACGAAAACAACGCCTTCGGCTCCAAGAACACGGCGTACTGTACTCACGTCTTCCACGAAACCGCCTTCATCTCCGTGACATCCTACCAGAACCACAAG ATTACCCAGCTGAAAATTGAAAACAACCCGTTCGCCAAGGGCTTTCGAGGCAGCGATGAGGGGGATCTGCGTGTGTCCAGGCTGCAGGG GAAGGACTACCCCATGATTTCCAAGAGCATGGTGCGCCAGAGGCTCATCTCCTCGCACAGTCACCTAGCAGGGAAGCTGGGTGCGGGGATGCTAGGTGGCCACCCACAGGTCCTCTCCCACTACCAGTATGAGAGCGGGGTCCCCCTGTCCGGTGCAGATTCCCAGGAGACCCTCGGCAACCACTTCCCCTCCAGCCGGGAACCCAGTCTGCTCTACCACTGCTTCAAGCACAGAG ATAACAGCAGCAGGCACCTGGAGCTTGGCTGCAAGCGGCCTTATCTGGAGACCACAGCCCAGGCTGTCTCGGAGGAGCACTACTTCCGGCCCTCTTCCTCCTACGAGCCGCCCCTGCTCACACATCCCTACTGCGGGGAGGCCCTGAGCTCCAGGGAGGCCTGCATGTACGGAGGAGTGGAAGGAGAAGCCGGCCCGGGACCTGGAGGTGCAGGTGGGGAGGACTTGCCAACGCCCTCCCTTAACTGCAACATGTGGGCATCGGTGCAGCCGTATCCGCGCTACGGCGTGCAGGCTGTGGACGGCGTGCCCTACCAGCCCTTCGCCACCCACTTCACCAGCTCGGCCCCCGTGGTGCCGCACCACTCGCCCACCATGCAGCGTCCGCAACCTCCACCCCCAGACCTTGTCTTCGGCACACAGCGTGCTCTGCCCCCAGCGCCTTCCTACTCTTCATCCACATCTTCTTCCTCTCCGCCCGGAGTGAGCTCTCGGGATCGGGTGGGCCACGCTTCTCTGTACCACCACAGGAAACCCGACTCACCCCTCCGGACCCACAGGGATTTTTCCAGCTTCCCCACCCAAAGCCCCTCCACACGTGACTCAGCCTATCAGTATCAGATGGGGCTGTCTGGGGTGGGAGCCCACTGGACTGACAGCTAG
- the tbx4 gene encoding T-box transcription factor TBX4 isoform X1 — MNTVMFAEMLQEKASAVTDEAVNAAQPSGLPELTTDSAHMGLPTTPSIPSNSEPDQSIENIKVILHERELWKRFHEAGTEMIITKAGRRMFPSYKVKVSGMNPKTKYILLADIVPADDHRYKFCDNKWMVAGKAEPAMPGRLYVHPDSPATGSHWMRQLVSFQKMKLTNNHLDPFGHIILNSMHKYQPRLHIVKADENNAFGSKNTAYCTHVFHETAFISVTSYQNHKITQLKIENNPFAKGFRGSDEGDLRVSRLQGKDYPMISKSMVRQRLISSHSHLAGKLGAGMLGGHPQVLSHYQYESGVPLSGADSQETLGNHFPSSREPSLLYHCFKHRDNSSRHLELGCKRPYLETTAQAVSEEHYFRPSSSYEPPLLTHPYCGEALSSREACMYGGVEGEAGPGPGGAGGEDLPTPSLNCNMWASVQPYPRYGVQAVDGVPYQPFATHFTSSAPVVPHHSPTMQRPQPPPPDLVFGTQRALPPAPSYSSSTSSSSPPGVSSRDRVGHASLYHHRKPDSPLRTHRDFSSFPTQSPSTRDSAYQYQMGLSGVGAHWTDS; from the exons AGCATAGAGAATATCAAGGTGATCCTCCATGAACGAGAACTGTGGAAAAGGTTCCATGAGGCAGGAACCGAGATGATCATAACCAAAGCTGGGAG GAGGATGTTCCCAAGCTATAAGGTGAAGGTCAGTGGGATGAACCCAAAAACTAAATACATCCTCCTTGCCGACATCGTTCCTGCAGATGATCACCGCTACAAATTCTGCGATAACAAATG gatGGTGGCTGGGAAGGCAGAGCCGGCCATGCCTGGACGGCTGTATGTGCACCCAGACTCCCCAGCCACAGGGTCTCACTGGATGCGGCAGCTGGTCTCCTTCCAGAAGATGAAGCTTACCAACAACCACCTGGACCCTTTTGGCCAC ATCATTCTCAACTCTATGCACAAGTACCAGCCCAGGTTGCACATCGTCAAGGCGGACGAAAACAACGCCTTCGGCTCCAAGAACACGGCGTACTGTACTCACGTCTTCCACGAAACCGCCTTCATCTCCGTGACATCCTACCAGAACCACAAG ATTACCCAGCTGAAAATTGAAAACAACCCGTTCGCCAAGGGCTTTCGAGGCAGCGATGAGGGGGATCTGCGTGTGTCCAGGCTGCAGGG GAAGGACTACCCCATGATTTCCAAGAGCATGGTGCGCCAGAGGCTCATCTCCTCGCACAGTCACCTAGCAGGGAAGCTGGGTGCGGGGATGCTAGGTGGCCACCCACAGGTCCTCTCCCACTACCAGTATGAGAGCGGGGTCCCCCTGTCCGGTGCAGATTCCCAGGAGACCCTCGGCAACCACTTCCCCTCCAGCCGGGAACCCAGTCTGCTCTACCACTGCTTCAAGCACAGAG ATAACAGCAGCAGGCACCTGGAGCTTGGCTGCAAGCGGCCTTATCTGGAGACCACAGCCCAGGCTGTCTCGGAGGAGCACTACTTCCGGCCCTCTTCCTCCTACGAGCCGCCCCTGCTCACACATCCCTACTGCGGGGAGGCCCTGAGCTCCAGGGAGGCCTGCATGTACGGAGGAGTGGAAGGAGAAGCCGGCCCGGGACCTGGAGGTGCAGGTGGGGAGGACTTGCCAACGCCCTCCCTTAACTGCAACATGTGGGCATCGGTGCAGCCGTATCCGCGCTACGGCGTGCAGGCTGTGGACGGCGTGCCCTACCAGCCCTTCGCCACCCACTTCACCAGCTCGGCCCCCGTGGTGCCGCACCACTCGCCCACCATGCAGCGTCCGCAACCTCCACCCCCAGACCTTGTCTTCGGCACACAGCGTGCTCTGCCCCCAGCGCCTTCCTACTCTTCATCCACATCTTCTTCCTCTCCGCCCGGAGTGAGCTCTCGGGATCGGGTGGGCCACGCTTCTCTGTACCACCACAGGAAACCCGACTCACCCCTCCGGACCCACAGGGATTTTTCCAGCTTCCCCACCCAAAGCCCCTCCACACGTGACTCAGCCTATCAGTATCAGATGGGGCTGTCTGGGGTGGGAGCCCACTGGACTGACAGCTAG